Part of the Paramisgurnus dabryanus chromosome 21, PD_genome_1.1, whole genome shotgun sequence genome, CCTTGTCTGTACTTTCATACCCATACTAACCAGCATCATGCATGTCTATTTTATTTGATGCACGCTGGTTTCGTGCAAAGTTAGTAAAGCGGTTGTGCTTGTGGTCTGGAGATCATGTGTGTAGATTTGGTGgcgttttttatattttactctATACGCTTGAATGTACTAATGGTTTTGGACTAAATGTTGGATTATGGTAAATTATACATTTGCGCCATATACATCTAAAACTTGCTGTCTGTTATTGGCCTGCATTTCCTGTTTTAGCACCTGCATCTATTTTGCAGCTGCTCTGCATGTTTTCTGTCTGTTTTACCCAAAAAACTTTAAATACTGCTGTTTTGAAagtgaagtaatttttttgtttgtgttcacTGGTTGATACAGCAGTTGGCTTCAACTGGAATGATGACTGTGTGAACGCAACATCATGCAGAAGTAACAACAGTTCTGCCCGCTTCAACAAAAAAAGCAGTTGATAGACACTAAATCCCTGCTGGGGAGCCTACAGCTTTTAGTCCTGTATGTTTGAGATTTTGTTTATTCTTCTCACTCACCTTTCTGACAGAAGGAGACCTTACTGACCCAGTCCGTTCCTTTGGATCGAACTCTCAAACTGTTGTCAATGACTGTGTGGTAGTGAGGGGCACCATCAGGACCACAAGTCTATCGCGACACAATCCCTTTAACGACGACTCGGACACAAACACTTCAGCTGATGTCACTCCGGTACACGTGGCTAGCCGTCATGTTTCCTCAGCAGCCGAAGATGTGGAAATCACCAGCGATGGGCTGGAGGTCATTAGGTaggtcttaaagagacactccaatttttttgaaaataggctcattttccagctcccctagaattaaacatttgactttacagttttggaatccattcagctgatctccgggtctggcggtaccacttttaacaTAGCTTAGTATAACCTATTgattctgattagaccattagcatcacgcccAAAAATGTCCctaattttaaaacattaaacattttctttggtgaTGTCAAATATATCCATCTTTATGCTACACCAGGATGGCGAGGTGCAGAAAACCCGGTAAGAAACGACGGGCAAGGGGGTCGACGGATTCCATGAGCAGTGAGCAGAATCTAATCTCTCCAGACGCTGAGGATtcccttcagattttggttgaGAGGGACATTGCAGTAGACAATCTTCAAGTGGACAGTTGCGGTTCTCTGGAGGGACCAAATGGTCCTGAACCAGAATCCATGAGGAACGGAAGAGAGGATGAAGATCCGGAGGCTGGACTGAGGCTCCCTGTGATGACAGACACCTCTATGGACAGTGTGGGCCAACCCCTCAGCGATGTCATGGACAGATTGAACGGTTCTCTGGATGGAGAGACCTGGGAACAACGTAAAGGAGACGTGGGAGGAGCTCGTGCTAGTCCTGATGGTACCACCTCTGCCACAGGACCTCCTCAGCAGCGGCCCTTTCGAGAGGACATGGATGGAGAACCTCCGGACCCAGGCTTCTTGCAGGCCCCACGTCCACCTGCTGACTTCTACTGCTTTACCTCCCAGAGTCCAGACCCTGCTGCCTCGTGTGGTGGCCACCATGACTCTGCAGGGAATGATGAGCCGCAGGATGTTCCTGTTGGCCATGAAGATGAGGGAAAAGCAGAAGAACAAGCTGCCTCCGTCCACGTAGAGGAGTCGGCTGAGGAGGAACACAGTACAGCAGAAGAGCAGGAAGAAGATAAAGCGATACAGAGCTCCCATCCTGCAGAGTTTAAGTGAGATGATAAACTATGGTTATGTTTTAATCAATTAGACGTGAGCCTTGaatctaatttttttttgtacaggGTAGATAACAATCACCTACTGCTGCTCATGATTCACGTATTCAGGGAGAATGAAGAGCAACTCTTTAAGGTGACTAAGATACAGCTTTGGTAAAACATTCCCGTTGGTAAATTCTGTGAATTTGCAATATTGTAATGATTATGGATTTGCATGCTGTGTTTCAGATGGTGAGGATGAGTACAGGTCATATGGAAGGAGATTTGCAGCCTCTTTATGTGTTATTGACAGACTGTTACATTTATCTCTTGCGTAAAGGTCAGCAAACCCTCCTGAAGTTGTTGGGGCACAATTTGTTTGCATCGTTTTTGCTGACCCGTGCCATTGATTTTCAGGGGCGGCTGAGAAGCCTTATTGTGTTGAAGAAGCTGTATCTTATAATGAACTGGACTACATCTCTGTAAGTAGACGAATCGGCATCTAAACTATCTGTTTAACACATTGCATAAAGATTAGAGCAGTGGTTTTGTGTCGCAGGTTGGACTACACCAGCAGACTGTGACCTTAGTGTGCACCAACAGAAGACGACAGTTCCTTCTGGACACAGCAGACTCATCTCTTACTATGTGAGGTTTTTTTGTGAACTACTAAAGTAAATCTCTGAGATTGAGTTAAGCAGCATCTTCTATGTTTCTTCTCAAACTCTGCAGCTGGTTTCTGTCCGTGTTGCAATCAGCAATGGAAAAAGGCTGCCGGGAGACGCCATACCCCTCTGTTCTCACTGACGCCACTATGGAGAAACTAGCTCTCTCTAAATTTGTGTGCCAGGAGACTCACTGTGAGGTAAATGGAGATGCATCATCCTGAATAATACATGAGTGTCTGGCAGACAGTGGCTCACTTTGATAATCTTTATGCTAACTGTTCTTGTAGTGCCTACAATTAAAGCATATAAAATGCTGAGACGTTCAAACATATCAATTTTGAGATAAGGTTTTTCTGTTTACATCAAACCCATACATGagactcttaactctttcaccgccagcgtttttaaaaaaagttgccagccagcgccagcgtttttcatgattttcaccaaagtttaatgccttccagaaaatgttcttttttaaatatataaacatacaatataccaaatgaaagaacagaccctctgctttcaaacaaaaaaaaccgtttcatcctaccttcagtggttcttttgtaatcagcttttgaatataggtaggtttctgcaaaaacaccacattttgagcaaaaagctgagataattccatttttgtgacggacttttcatagagatcccattcagagcgatctttaaaacagacacggacatgcagccactTGCCATAGGGAAATACTTCCGGGTCTAAAAagttgccacctggtggataatagcggtattgcggaaagacggaaaatctcgtcattggcggggaagcgttttctcttaattgacgagatatctcgtcaatggcggtgaaagactTAAGTAGTGtttggacgggattagttttataCATGGAGGTGgagtaaataaatttttatcaGAGCTTCTCAGTGATTTTAGTCTCGTCCGAATGCTCCGTGTCAGTAATCATTACAGACAAAGTCAGTAAAGATAAGGGCAACTTTTACCTTCTGTAAAAAGGTCCATACATAAATGTTCGTAATTTCCTGTAATTTTGCgcgttttgttttttttaagcgCTAAAAGAAGCATTTACTTGCATTCTAGGCAGAGGAACAAGTCAGTGGAAATAAATCTGATATGAATCTGATACATGCATTCGTGTCTGCAATGTATGCGGACAGATTGGATTTTCCCATCTCAAGGGTTctggctagaggggatacagctaAGGCAAGGCCAAATCTCGCAAGATCTTTATTTAATCATATGGCTAGATAGAATACAGTTACAGCTTAAATCCCAATGAAATGTTGGGATCCTTCTAAAAACAGCAATCATCTGGTGAGATTTCACGAGATTTGGTTGTAGCTGTATCTCTTCTAGCCACAAACCATCTCAAGATGTCTCGTGCATCAATGTAATGCAATGCTGGCAAATGATGTCAACTGAGTTGGATGCCACCCATGATCAGATGACTCTTCTAATCAGTGCAATGGAGAACAACGGCTTAACTTGGAGAAATGTTGAAGTTTTATGTcttataataattatgtgttACAATAATAAAGCTATAAAATCTTGTATATTAATTTTGTCTGTGTCCATTGCATATCGCAACATTTTACTTCCTGTTTTTTAAGCTGTTCCGGGTCAGTATGTCTAGCTTGAAATGTTTTGCCAAGTGTTAAGTATAAATGCAGATATCGGATAcgagcagtgttgggggtaacgcattacaagtaacgtgcattacgtagtaataataatattactgttctgaagtaacgagtaaagttacgcattactttttaaatgtacacattaatatttgagttacttttttaaaaaagtaatgcaagttactttatattataataaatttgatttaaaaaaaaaaagtaatagaCTGAATTAAACTCAACGTAGTGATGTAGAATTACACACTCTATGTACGCACtccagtttgagtcagaaacagagatggcaggccagagcttgacatttttgtgatggaaataataatatataaaatgctctttttatcaccttttaaatatgggtaggtttcttgaaaaataccaaattctgagcaaaaagctgagataattcaatttttgtgaaggacttttgatagagatcagattctgagcgatgatcaaaacataaacggagtttgaactgtttgccctaaggaaATACTTGTGGGTTTTTATAAGTTGGATAAGAGCagcacctagtggataataacAGAAATACGGATTgtcggaaaaactcgtcattggcagggaaatgttttctcttaattgaggaGATGATAATGTAAGCGGGTCGTCAAAAAAATATGATTCAGGCAACAAATCGGAATTGAGCATTTAGATTTGAGCATTTTAAATCCAGCCTTAATCAACCCGACTTTGTGCTAACTGTGTTTGTGTAGTTGCCTGAGTTGAGCATACGCCTGTATTCTCTGGTTCACTGGGAAGACCCAATGGACGCATCAGTTGTGTCGCCTACATCTCCGTCCGCCTCCAGAGAATCGAGCAGCACTAAAGAGGGGATGCTGTTGTATCGGGCGGGAAGCTCCTATCTGGGGAAGGAAGTGTGGAAGAGCTGTTACTTGGTGCTTAGGTACAAAATGTCTTATTGCATAATGTTTGAACTAGCTGTAATGAATCCTAATCTACTGTGTACTTTGCAGCAAAGGCATCCTCTATCAGTATGCAGAGAGAACAGATGTTACACCTCTGATGTCTGTTACCATGGGGTAAGCTCCTGTTTCACTTTATAGCAGAGTAGTTTTGAGTTAACAAATGAGTGTGTGTTTTCCCTAGCAGTGTTTTATGTAGGTTTGTTATTTGCTATGACGTTTTAAATGCAGATTTTACTGTGTCCAACAATTACAGTGTGCCTGAAAGGTCAACTTGTTTTTGATACACCGCAATAGAAATCCTAAAATGAATGAGAAAGCTTTTTAAAGCCGATGCATTTGAAATAAACCCGTGGCGTTAAGCATATCTGTAAAATAATAACTTTTTATAAGGGCTTGTGAACATTTATGTGTTTGTGTCTTAGGGGTGAGCATTGCGGAGGCTGCAGGCGTTCAAACAGCTCAGAGAAATTGCATgcatttcatgtgattttaacTGACCATCCACCATTAGAGCTCTGTGCTGAGAACGAAGAAGAAATGGCGGACTGGATGCAGCTGCTCTGCCAGGCTGTCTCTAAAGGGGTGCGTAAACATCACATCAATGTACTCCAGTTGTTTTGTTAACTCCATCTGCAGTTCATGacttagggttagggttaggttagctGTTACTCGTGGGTTCTTGTTTACTTCATTGGGTATTCGGCGTTGTGCCTTAGGAGTCATCTTAGCTGTGCACCCACTTTTGGAAGGGTAGCCACAGTACTAAACTGTCTTCATTTAAAGAcaatttgtatacctgtagactaaacattttgagattgttttgtatcccttttcAGCCTTATGGGTCAAATCACATTTTATAGCAAATCACTGTAAAGAAAGAGTTTATTCCTAGGGGTTCACATACGTCTTGACACTGTACAACAATTGCTTGGAGTTGATCAGATTAATCTGCACAACATAGCGGGCAAAGCAGaacacaattattaaattacaaatAACTGCAGTTTTATAGTTCAAACAAAGTTGGTGATAGAGAGGCCAAACTTAAAGTCGcaatataattaaaatgaaaaactctAATTTGTTTGAGAATATTgtgatattttttacaaatgacttcattcattcttttttttaaataatgtaccttcataattttttataaaaaatgcaaatatcctcccctcctcaaaacaaGCTTACTTCTGGttatatggtatggcaggtgggcggggtccggtaGAATCTcgctgcgattagcaattagcaacacgacccaaatTCAAACGATCCAGTCAGATCTCAACGgtcaaattcaaatccagcacTGCCTTATTTTATTTCAGAAGCGGGTTTCACTCgaatatacgtcaccacggggaaaattaggcaatccctacttccatttcatggtgactttaaggAATGCCACTTTAAATTTTAAActtattcattattattataagctgATCATTGTGATTCAGGCTAAGCTAAGGAGTTGCATTCCTTGGATGCTGGATTAAATGTGCCTTTTCATTGCATATGGTTTTGCCATTTAAATTTATTATGGTCTGATCTGTTGTTGTGAGAGCAAAATATGGGAGTGTGCATGTGAAATGCTTCCAGAAGCATCATGTGACACTGACAGTGTGTTGTTGTTCCTCATCAGTTCCAGACCTACCAACAATCAGTCTCCGGTCAGACAGCTTTATGTGCACTTTAATTAAAATCAGCCTGTGCGGACGTAAATAAAATATCCCAGCTGTTGACCATAAAGATTTTGTATTTGATCTATTCTGTGTTTCTCAGGTTATCCCACAAGGGGTGGCCCCTGCACCCTGTATCCCATGCTGCCTCGTGCTCACAGACAGGAAGTTGCTCACGTGTCACCAGGACTGCCAGACTAGTTTTTTCCGTTCTCTCGGATCAGCTGATCTGAACGATGTCACCGCCGTTCGCTTGGATGAGGATAAAGAATACTGTGTCATTGTAAGACCTCATTGCATTGTGTTAGATCCTCTTTGTCAGCAGTTTGTTGTTCTACAAAAACATATCTAAAATGATGCTTGCTATTATGGATCATACTAATAACCACTTTTATTGAATACATAATCTTTTATGATCTACTGATTCACTTCCTATGTGCACTCTTCCCCTTTTTTTAGGAGTTTGCAGAAGATCGTGCTGAGTTTCTTCCTCCCTGGGTTTTGTATTTTAGTGGATATGAAGAGCGAGATCGACTGCTATCCGAATTGGATCGTGCATGGACTGCAGGTTTCCAGGTTAGGAAATGCACTTTAGACAAGTGTGAGGCTTATGTTCAATGATAAGGAAATAAAACAAGCAATATTTACTTTTTTGCATCTGGcacatgtttttataaaaagcaaCTTCTAGTAAATTCAAGCTATACAATGTTTGATCAGGGATCAAACCCAggacctttgtgttgctaatACAGTGCtgtaccagttgagctacaggaactacAGTTATCTGCATCATGTAAATAAATCAGTTACAATTTATAATTGCTTAACAATATCTAATTTCCGTATACATTGTCTCGATTGGTCCAGGTGAGCTTAGCTCGTAAACCGGTGTCAGACCTTTCGGTTCAAAAGCGCTGCAGGGAGGCAGTTGAACTGATGAAGAGCGCCTGGCAGAGGAGCGACAGCATACACAGAGGCCGATCAAAAAGAGAGCCCTGGTGCTGACTATCTGTCAATCATCCCAGAAAACACAGGTTCAGATAGGAACCAATGGAAGAAGAGAGCTTACCAGCAAACCCACTGTTTATGTAGGTACAAGCAGACTCTGTGAGCTTTTCTGTCCGTATATCTCTCCTGCACAATGCACATGCTAGAGGACAGCACGATGTGGCTTCATGTGATATTTAAAAAAGGCGTGACCTCGTTTACATTTGCCTTGCACAAATATTTAAAGAGTTTCATTACGCTCTCTCAAGCAAAAGCTTGCAACAGGAAAAATGGACACAAGATCTATAAGTACTCTCATATGTAGTGTAAATGTGTAAACTGCAACTTTTGTTCATAATGTAAAGTCTTGTACAGTATGCAGAGGTACTACTTGCTTTTCGAGCACTAATGAAGGAGTATTTTAGTTTTGTTTACTATATTGAAGCTCCTTTTGAACAATCACTTGGACATATAACGGTTTGCATGGCAGTTGTTGCATTGACATTCAACATGGAGCGACAGAAGAGGAAGACATTAATCtacctttattttaaatattatatcAGTCAATACTAATAATAACGACGGTACTCTGAATTTACAGTACCAGCATGAAGCCGCTCTTGATCTACTAGACT contains:
- the plekhm2 gene encoding pleckstrin homology domain-containing family M member 2 isoform X2, with product MDCEHARVSGIGSARQLTSAERVQRDMDQLKVKDRILENISLSVKKLQSYFAACEDETPAIRNHDRVLQRLCEHLDHALLYGLQDISSGYWVLVLHFTRREAVRQIDDLQHIATNLGRSRAWLYLALSESSLESYLRLFQENQGLLQKYYYKNALVCSHDHLTLFLTLVSGLEFIRFDLELDVPYLDVAPYMPEYYKPQNLLDFEERLPSSDSLSLHSFTSLTSTNLEWDDSAIAPSSEDYDFGDIFPVLQSLPSADWEGDLTDPVRSFGSNSQTVVNDCVVVRGTIRTTSLSRHNPFNDDSDTNTSADVTPVHVASRHVSSAAEDVEITSDGLEVIRMARCRKPGKKRRARGSTDSMSSEQNLISPDAEDSLQILVERDIAVDNLQVDSCGSLEGPNGPEPESMRNGREDEDPEAGLRLPVMTDTSMDSVGQPLSDVMDRLNGSLDGETWEQRKGDVGGARASPDGTTSATGPPQQRPFREDMDGEPPDPGFLQAPRPPADFYCFTSQSPDPAASCGGHHDSAGNDEPQDVPVGHEDEGKAEEQAASVHVEESAEEEHSTAEEQEEDKAIQSSHPAEFKVDNNHLLLLMIHVFRENEEQLFKMVRMSTGHMEGDLQPLYVLLTDCYIYLLRKGAAEKPYCVEEAVSYNELDYISVGLHQQTVTLVCTNRRRQFLLDTADSSLTIWFLSVLQSAMEKGCRETPYPSVLTDATMEKLALSKFVCQETHCELPELSIRLYSLVHWEDPMDASVVSPTSPSASRESSSTKEGMLLYRAGSSYLGKEVWKSCYLVLSKGILYQYAERTDVTPLMSVTMGGEHCGGCRRSNSSEKLHAFHVILTDHPPLELCAENEEEMADWMQLLCQAVSKGVIPQGVAPAPCIPCCLVLTDRKLLTCHQDCQTSFFRSLGSADLNDVTAVRLDEDKEYCVIEFAEDRAEFLPPWVLYFSGYEERDRLLSELDRAWTAGFQVSLARKPVSDLSVQKRCREAVELMKSAWQRSDSIHRGRSKREPWC
- the plekhm2 gene encoding pleckstrin homology domain-containing family M member 2 isoform X3, whose product is MDCEHARVSGIGSARQLTSAERVQRDMDQLKVKDRILENISLSVKKLQSYFAACEDETPAIRNHDRVLQRLCEHLDHALLYGLQDISSGYWVLVLHFTRREAVRQIDDLQHIATNLGRSRAWLYLALSESSLESYLRLFQENQGLLQKYYYKNALVCSHDHLTLFLTLVSGLEFIRFDLELDVPYLDVAPYMPEYYKPQNLLDFEERLPSSDSLSLHSFTSLTSTNLEWDDSAIAPSSEEGDLTDPVRSFGSNSQTVVNDCVVVRGTIRTTSLSRHNPFNDDSDTNTSADVTPVHVASRHVSSAAEDVEITSDGLEVIRMARCRKPGKKRRARGSTDSMSSEQNLISPDAEDSLQILVERDIAVDNLQVDSCGSLEGPNGPEPESMRNGREDEDPEAGLRLPVMTDTSMDSVGQPLSDVMDRLNGSLDGETWEQRKGDVGGARASPDGTTSATGPPQQRPFREDMDGEPPDPGFLQAPRPPADFYCFTSQSPDPAASCGGHHDSAGNDEPQDVPVGHEDEGKAEEQAASVHVEESAEEEHSTAEEQEEDKAIQSSHPAEFKVDNNHLLLLMIHVFRENEEQLFKMVRMSTGHMEGDLQPLYVLLTDCYIYLLRKGAAEKPYCVEEAVSYNELDYISVGLHQQTVTLVCTNRRRQFLLDTADSSLTIWFLSVLQSAMEKGCRETPYPSVLTDATMEKLALSKFVCQETHCELPELSIRLYSLVHWEDPMDASVVSPTSPSASRESSSTKEGMLLYRAGSSYLGKEVWKSCYLVLSKGILYQYAERTDVTPLMSVTMGGEHCGGCRRSNSSEKLHAFHVILTDHPPLELCAENEEEMADWMQLLCQAVSKGVIPQGVAPAPCIPCCLVLTDRKLLTCHQDCQTSFFRSLGSADLNDVTAVRLDEDKEYCVIEFAEDRAEFLPPWVLYFSGYEERDRLLSELDRAWTAGFQVSLARKPVSDLSVQKRCREAVELMKSAWQRSDSIHRGRSKREPWC
- the plekhm2 gene encoding pleckstrin homology domain-containing family M member 2 isoform X1, giving the protein MDCEHARVSGIGSARQLTSAERVQRDMDQLKVKDRILENISLSVKKLQSYFAACEDETPAIRNHDRVLQRLCEHLDHALLYGLQDISSGYWVLVLHFTRREAVRQIDDLQHIATNLGRSRAWLYLALSESSLESYLRLFQENQGLLQKYYYKNALVCSHDHLTLFLTLVSGLEFIRFDLELDVPYLDVAPYMPEYYKPQNLLDFEERLPSSDSLSLHSFTSLTSTNLEWDDSAIAPSSEDYDFGDIFPVLQSLPSADWEEGDLTDPVRSFGSNSQTVVNDCVVVRGTIRTTSLSRHNPFNDDSDTNTSADVTPVHVASRHVSSAAEDVEITSDGLEVIRMARCRKPGKKRRARGSTDSMSSEQNLISPDAEDSLQILVERDIAVDNLQVDSCGSLEGPNGPEPESMRNGREDEDPEAGLRLPVMTDTSMDSVGQPLSDVMDRLNGSLDGETWEQRKGDVGGARASPDGTTSATGPPQQRPFREDMDGEPPDPGFLQAPRPPADFYCFTSQSPDPAASCGGHHDSAGNDEPQDVPVGHEDEGKAEEQAASVHVEESAEEEHSTAEEQEEDKAIQSSHPAEFKVDNNHLLLLMIHVFRENEEQLFKMVRMSTGHMEGDLQPLYVLLTDCYIYLLRKGAAEKPYCVEEAVSYNELDYISVGLHQQTVTLVCTNRRRQFLLDTADSSLTIWFLSVLQSAMEKGCRETPYPSVLTDATMEKLALSKFVCQETHCELPELSIRLYSLVHWEDPMDASVVSPTSPSASRESSSTKEGMLLYRAGSSYLGKEVWKSCYLVLSKGILYQYAERTDVTPLMSVTMGGEHCGGCRRSNSSEKLHAFHVILTDHPPLELCAENEEEMADWMQLLCQAVSKGVIPQGVAPAPCIPCCLVLTDRKLLTCHQDCQTSFFRSLGSADLNDVTAVRLDEDKEYCVIEFAEDRAEFLPPWVLYFSGYEERDRLLSELDRAWTAGFQVSLARKPVSDLSVQKRCREAVELMKSAWQRSDSIHRGRSKREPWC
- the plekhm2 gene encoding pleckstrin homology domain-containing family M member 2 isoform X4; translated protein: MIGVKHRRAWLYLALSESSLESYLRLFQENQGLLQKYYYKNALVCSHDHLTLFLTLVSGLEFIRFDLELDVPYLDVAPYMPEYYKPQNLLDFEERLPSSDSLSLHSFTSLTSTNLEWDDSAIAPSSEDYDFGDIFPVLQSLPSADWEEGDLTDPVRSFGSNSQTVVNDCVVVRGTIRTTSLSRHNPFNDDSDTNTSADVTPVHVASRHVSSAAEDVEITSDGLEVIRMARCRKPGKKRRARGSTDSMSSEQNLISPDAEDSLQILVERDIAVDNLQVDSCGSLEGPNGPEPESMRNGREDEDPEAGLRLPVMTDTSMDSVGQPLSDVMDRLNGSLDGETWEQRKGDVGGARASPDGTTSATGPPQQRPFREDMDGEPPDPGFLQAPRPPADFYCFTSQSPDPAASCGGHHDSAGNDEPQDVPVGHEDEGKAEEQAASVHVEESAEEEHSTAEEQEEDKAIQSSHPAEFKVDNNHLLLLMIHVFRENEEQLFKMVRMSTGHMEGDLQPLYVLLTDCYIYLLRKGAAEKPYCVEEAVSYNELDYISVGLHQQTVTLVCTNRRRQFLLDTADSSLTIWFLSVLQSAMEKGCRETPYPSVLTDATMEKLALSKFVCQETHCELPELSIRLYSLVHWEDPMDASVVSPTSPSASRESSSTKEGMLLYRAGSSYLGKEVWKSCYLVLSKGILYQYAERTDVTPLMSVTMGGEHCGGCRRSNSSEKLHAFHVILTDHPPLELCAENEEEMADWMQLLCQAVSKGVIPQGVAPAPCIPCCLVLTDRKLLTCHQDCQTSFFRSLGSADLNDVTAVRLDEDKEYCVIEFAEDRAEFLPPWVLYFSGYEERDRLLSELDRAWTAGFQVSLARKPVSDLSVQKRCREAVELMKSAWQRSDSIHRGRSKREPWC